The Dehalococcoidales bacterium region CGCATCCTCAGTGAGAAGGTTGGTAGCCATGCCGAAGATATCAGTAACAATATTGCCCTTGCTGCCAATATTGACTTTGTACTGGCCAAAGCCAGATACGCCCGGAGGAACAGATGCAGTGAAGCCAGGCTCATTGAGCTTGAGGACGAAGCCCGGACAGCAATACGGAGCCGGGTGCTCCGGCTGGTGGAGGCCAGGCATCCCCTGCTCGGCGACAAGGCAGTACCGCTCTCTCTGGAGATGGGTCGTGACTTCTCCATACTGGTGATTACCGGTCCCAACACGGGCGGCAAGACAGTGGCGCTGAAGACTATCGGCCTCCTCAGCCTGATGACACAGGCCGGTCTGCCAATCCCCGCCTCAGAGGAGACCTGTCTTCCTATCTTCGACGGAGTGTTCGTTGATATCGGTGACGAGCAGAGTATCGAGCAAACACTCTCCACATTCAGCTGGCACATGGGCAATATCATTCGCATCATCGGCAGCGCCACAAACCATAGCCTGGTGCTCCTTGATGAACTGGGTACCAGTACCGACCCTGCGCAGGGCTCAGCCCTGGCACGGGCAATCCTGCGCCACTTCCTGTCACGGGGTACGATAGCGGTAGCCACGACACACTATAGCGACCTTAAAGCGTTCGCGCACACGACTCCGGGTCTGCAGAACGCTTCACTGGACTTCGACGCAGTCACCCTGACCCCCACGTATCACCTGACCACAGGCATACCCGGTGGCAGCAATGCCCTGGCAACGCCGGCACGGCTCGGTCTGCCGCCAGACATCATCGAAGAAGCCCGGGGTATGCTGGCCGGAGGAACCCGGGAGATGGAGACACTAATTACTGAACTGACCGCAGAGAAAAATAAGGCACGGAGCATCTCCACCGAAGCGGAGCAACTGAAAGAGAAGGCAGAGCAGCAAAACACTGAACTGGAGAGCCGGCTCAAGCGGTTGAGTGCAGATGAGCGGGCCATCATCCAGGAAGCACGGGATAGGGTCGTACGGGAAGCGGCGGAGTTGCAGAAGGAAATCCGTCAGGCCGCGGCACAGCTACGCAAGGAGAGGAACAGGGAGACTATCGAGCAAAGTCGGCAGGCTTTATCCGCAGCCCGCGAAAAACTGAGGGGCGAGGTCTGGCAGCCCAGAGCTGACAGCGAGACCGGGGGTCCGGACGAGCAGGAAAGTATAACCCCCGGCGATACCGTCTGGCTCAGGGAGGCCAACGTATCGGCCACGGTACTCTCTATTTCGGAGAAAACGCAGCAGATTGAGGTGCAGTCAGGGCTAACCAGAATCAGGCTGAGTCTTGACGGGGTAAC contains the following coding sequences:
- a CDS encoding endonuclease MutS2, giving the protein MDKKSLEMLEFHRIREILAGFTSFPASRELAISLQCFTDHEHISLLLRQSAEARQFLTVEPDFAVGEVVDTRAEVNIAARGKVLEPQVIINTCLTLATVRRLRSGISHLSDEFPLLWDMTSGIVQMRQLEDDISKCLSPDGEVLDSASPQLAAIRRQLRNTRQTLRERLEGIIKSARGRRIVQEPIITEREGRYVIPIKVESRRDIRGIVHDVSNTGATVFIEPWTAVEVGNELRELIVEEQRETERILRILSEKVGSHAEDISNNIALAANIDFVLAKARYARRNRCSEARLIELEDEARTAIRSRVLRLVEARHPLLGDKAVPLSLEMGRDFSILVITGPNTGGKTVALKTIGLLSLMTQAGLPIPASEETCLPIFDGVFVDIGDEQSIEQTLSTFSWHMGNIIRIIGSATNHSLVLLDELGTSTDPAQGSALARAILRHFLSRGTIAVATTHYSDLKAFAHTTPGLQNASLDFDAVTLTPTYHLTTGIPGGSNALATPARLGLPPDIIEEARGMLAGGTREMETLITELTAEKNKARSISTEAEQLKEKAEQQNTELESRLKRLSADERAIIQEARDRVVREAAELQKEIRQAAAQLRKERNRETIEQSRQALSAAREKLRGEVWQPRADSETGGPDEQESITPGDTVWLREANVSATVLSISEKTQQIEVQSGLTRIRLSLDGVTRMTGQPVSNSVGAPGAISMPRTHSVPLELHLLGKRADEAEWEVNNYLDAAVVAGLTQVRIVHGSGTGTLRNIVRDMLNSHPLVRSFRPGERGEGGNGATIAQL